One window of the Gambusia affinis linkage group LG01, SWU_Gaff_1.0, whole genome shotgun sequence genome contains the following:
- the acvr1ba gene encoding activin A receptor type 1Ba — protein MALRQIALTLLALLGLAAVGDALHCNCTNCNGGECKTKGACLVSTYKSEGKDVLLRNCLDPDKMTPPIFCKSAEGHLNAHCCFEDYCNSIDLKVPDPTTGEWVTSESSWGPVELVAVIAGPVFLLCVLLMVGVFLFQYHQRAYSHRQRLEVEDPSCDHLYLAKDKTLQDLIYDMSTSGSGSGLPLFVQRTVARTIVLQEIIGKGRFGEVWRGKWRGGDVAVKIFSSREERSWFREAEIYQTIMLRHENILGFIAADNKDNGTWTQLWLVSDYHEHGSLFDYLNRYSVTIEGMIKLALSAASGLAHLHMEILGTQGKPGIAHRDLKSKNILVKKNGTCAIADLGLAVRHESITDTIDIAPNQRVGTKRYMAPEVLDETINMKHFDSFKCADIYALGLVYWEIARRCNTGGIHEEYQLPYYDLVPSDPSIEEMRKVVCDQKLRPNVPNWWQSYESLRVMGKIMRECWYANGAARLTALRIKKTLSQLSVEEDVKM, from the exons CTTTGCACTGCAACTGCACGAACTGCAACGGGGGCGAATGCAAGACAAAAGGAGCCTGCCTCGTTTCAACGTACAAGTCCGAAGGGAAAGATGTGCTCTTGCGGAACTGCCTCGACCCCGATAAGATGACTCCACCCATCTTCTGCAAGAGCGCCGAAGGGCACCTGAACGCTCACTGCTGCTTTGAAGATTACTGCAACAGTATTGACTTGAAAGTCCCAG ACCCGACGACCGGAGAGTGGGTGACCTCGGAGAGCTCCTGGGGGCCAGTAGAGCTGGTTGCGGTCATAGCAGGGCCTGTGTTTCTGCTCTGTGTGCTGCTGATGGTTGGAGTGTTCCTCTTCCAGTATCACCAGAGAGCCTACAGCCACAGACAGCGGCTAGAAGTGGAGGACCCCTCCTGCGACCACCTGTACCTGGCCAAGGACAAAACTCTGCAGGATCTCATCTATGACATGTCCACCTCAGGATCTGGCTCCG GGCTGCCGCTGTTTGTGCAGCGGACGGTTGCCAGGACGATCGTGCTGCAGGAGATAATAGGGAAGGGGCGTTTCGGAGAGGTGTGGCGAGGAAAGTGGCGAGGCGGAGACGTTGCCGTCAAGATCTTCTCATCCAGAGAGGAGCGCTCCTGGTTCAGAGAGGCCGAGATCTACCAGACAATCATGCTTCGGCACGAAAACATCCTGGGATTCATCGCAGCAGACAATAAAG ACAACGGCACATGGACGCAGCTGTGGCTGGTGTCGGACTATCACGAGCACGGCTCTCTGTTTGACTACTTGAACCGCTACTCCGTCACCATCGAGGGCATGATCAAGCTGGCGCTCTCGGCTGCAAGCGGCCTGGCACACCTCCACATGGAGATCCTCGGCACTCAGG GTAAGCCCGGCATTGCTCATCGGGACCTCAAGTCTAAAAATATCCTGGTTAAGAAGAACGGCACTTGTGCTATAGCTGACCTGGGCCTGGCTGTTCGCCACGAGTCCATCACAGACACAATAGATATAGCACCGAACCAGCGCGTGGGCACTAAGAG GTATATGGCTCCAGAAGTTTTAGACGAAACCATCAACATGAAACATTTCGATTCCTTTAAGTGCGCTGACATCTATGCGCTGGGCCTGGTGTACTGGGAGATCGCGCGCCGCTGCAACACCGGAG GCATTCATGAGGAGTACCAGCTGCCCTACTATGACCTCGTGCCCTCTGACCCGTCCATAGAGGAGATGAGGAAGGTGGTTTGTGACCAGAAACTGAGGCCCAACGTTCCCAACTGGTGGCAGAGCTACGAG TCGCTGCGTGTGATGGGGAAGATCATGCGGGAGTGCTGGTACGCCAACGGCGCGGCGCGACTGACGGCGCTGCGCATCAAGAAGACTCTGTCTCAGCTCAGCGTGGAGGAGGACGTCAAGATGTGA